From Coturnix japonica isolate 7356 chromosome 3, Coturnix japonica 2.1, whole genome shotgun sequence, the proteins below share one genomic window:
- the LOC107310886 gene encoding uncharacterized protein LOC107310886, which translates to MCLDPGARHKENLGTRSEHSPRWAPAQGSRNPSTTTPARRTEGPHHQPGQRYRGVSAAKGRGIGFHANKSVFLLTLFSLVASAAAVGLTLAGLLKPLSRQTARSPLSLFLVVLKQRVPALLPKLTSPYGMAELANWVIQWGPNPWGPNSCRSIQQADLEFGRLKEMAKSKLFSRKSLKCAGAWAVWLAANSQAEEKEAAQAEIQRLKEENGKLKAEIKAQRLKLEEGKTRESIAAVEQVRSVLQYQEVCEQKKAIMSENVALKDKLAVSTRAIEEFQGAIRALVQKIQALKEKGADHRACEARVEKLKAALGAKHSTATTALAKTSCQGGGEPWDGVAGLDPEGSPCEEKCGAVSQGLPAYEGGQGGQAGPAVLPGTQDAAKKESGGMEDGESRGDGQLQADGGTGGEPSGAPALQQHKAASSRAAGPAWAREDGGGSGKGRGGKGWRNPENKKGWGALHSPGMAAAPPLLPSGGRWPGRRPWQSGTGPRLGARSNVARRELGTMRVDIWRQLRQHGEDMARWDNAPTRALLERLLELSGSRDGGRAAAPALPVVV; encoded by the coding sequence ATGTGCCTGGATCCTGGAGCACGGCACAAGGAGAACCTCGGGACCAGGtctgagcacagccccaggtGGGCTCCAGCACAGGGGAGCAGGAACCCAAGCACCACCACACCGGCAAGGAGGACAGAGGGTCCCCACCATCAGCCTGGGCAGCGCTACAGAGGGGTGAGTGCAGCTAAGGGCAGGGGGATTGGGTTTCATGCCAATAAGAGCGTTTTTCTTTTAAcccttttctctcttgttgCTAGTGCAGCTGCAGTCGGGTTAACTTTGGCTGGGTTGTTAAAACCTTTAAGCAGACAAACAGCACGTTCGCCTCTGTCCTTGTTTCTTGTAGTTTTGAAGCAAAGGGTACCCGCTCTGCTCCCCAAACTCACCTCTCCCTACGGAATGGCAGAGCTGGCTAATTGGGTTATTCAGTGGGGTCCCAACCCCTGGGGTCCCAACTCATGCAGAAGCATCCAGCAAGCAGACCTGGAGTTTGGCAGGTTAAAAGAAATGGCCAAGTCGAAACTTTTCTCCCGAAAATCCCTAAAATGTGCGGGAGCGTGGGCTGTGTGGTTAGCGGCCAACAGTCAGGCTGAGGAGAAGGAGGCGGCCCAAGCAGAGATCCAGAGGCTGAAGGAGGAGAACGGcaagctgaaagcagagataAAGGCCCAGAGGCTGAAACTGGAGGAGGGCAAGACTAGGGAAAGCATTGCGGCCGTGGAACAGGTGAGAAGCGTCCTGCAGTACCAGGAGGTGTGCGAGCAGAAAAAGGCCATTATGAGCGAGAACGTGGCGCTGAAAGACAAACTGGCTGTCAGCACCAGGGCCATCGAGGAGTTTCAGGGAGCAATCCGAGCACTGGTGCAGAAAATACAGGCCCTGAAAGAGAAAGGCGCAGACCACAGAGCTTGTGAGGCCAGGGTGGAGAAGTTAAAGGCAGCGTTAGGGGCAAAGCACAGCACGGCCACCACGGCCCTTGCCAAAACAAGCTGCCAGGGAGGCGGCGAACCTTGGGATGGAGTTGCAGGGCTCGATCCAGAGGGCAGCCCCTGTGAGGAGAAGTGTGGGGCTGTGAGCCAGGGTCTGCCAGCTTATGAGGGGGGGCAGGGGGGTCAAGCAGGCCCCGCTGTGCTGCCTGGTACCCAGGATGCTGCGAAAAAGGAAAGTGGGGGGATGGAGGACGGGGAGAGTAGGGGAGatgggcagctgcaggcagatggaGGAACAGGGGGGGAACCAAGCGGTGCCCcggccctgcagcagcacaaggcagcGAGCAGCCGGGCCGCAGGGCCCGCCTGGGCaagggaggatggagggggcAGTGGCAAAGGGCGAGGTGGCAAAGGGTGGAGAAACCCCGAGAACAAAAAGGGCTGGGGAGCGCTGCACAGCCCCGGCATGGCCGCAGCACCGCCCCTGCTCCCATCCGGAGGGAGGTGGCCGGGCAGGAGGCCGTGGCAGAGCGGCACGGGGCCCAGGCTGGGGGCCAGGAGTAACGTGGccaggagggagctgggcaCCATGCGAGTGGATATATGGCGGCAGCTGAGGCAGCACGGGGAGGACATGGCCCGCTGGGATAACGCCCCGACCAGGGCGCTGCTCGAAcggctgctggagctcagcGGGAGCAGGGACGGGGGCAGGGCTGCGGCCCCCGCCCTCCCCGTGGTGGTGTAG